The DNA sequence CTTAGCTCAAACATATTGAAATAAATATTGTTAAATCTCTACTGAAGAATACACACATActttatatttatttacatatCATTGTTAAACGCAAATAAAGAATTTAATGCCAGAATTCTAAATGGTTGATCTCACATTGAGAACCAAAGGAGAAATATAAAATGATGACTGCGTAAACAATGAGGACGGTGAGATAGATACAGAAACAGATCAAGTCCACTTTGTTGGCAAAGCGATGGTGTATAGCATTTTTGTGGTCTTGTGCAGCCATTTTGTTGAGAAACTTCACCACCTTCTGGAGGGATGTATTCTTCTCTTCCTCTGAGGCTTTAATATCAGACAAAGTAAATGAGAGGAAAAGGGATAACATGATTAACATTATTATTTGTGGACATGCGAGAAATAGGCTGGGTAAGACGTCAACTGCAGCTAGAGAGTAAGAATGGTTGTGCATTAACAAAATACCTCGACTTGTTTATGGtgatgattttatttttttaaccctaAAAGTGCCAACAGGTGTCATATTTGACCACCAATTGgaaatagcaaaaataaaaacTCTCAAACAGTAACAGTGTCAGTAAATGGTTTAAATTCCCCCTATAAGCATATATTTAAATGGGGTTACCCCTTAATGTAGACTGATTGCAATAaagtcattatgacatcatggtcAGGTTATAAATGGTTGCATAAAGACTAGGGCTGTCAACAATTAACTGGGGGAGGGGAAATACATTCCAAAGGGAGCTGTAATTTTAGGATTTTTAAATACAAAGAAACATTAAGAATATTGACGTCTTGATTCTGTCTAATGTAACAGTTAGTAAAATTAGGTCAAAGAAAGGGCATTATTTCATCTCAATGTCCACTTGTTTTTACATGGTATTGTACATTTTTGCTGTATAGATTATGTATGATGTTTTCAGTGTATTCAACACTTTCACACAATGCGATTTAATAGTAAATCAAATATTGTGCACTTAACTGATTAACTCTGGCTGCCCTAATAAGGAGGTTTGGTAACGTCTTCTTTGGCAACCAGAAAAAAATATATCTTGCTCTGTGGTTAACTGAGATGACAGAATAATGAAAACGTTTACCCTCTTCATTGTCTGTGTCTTTAAGCAGTGAGTCTTTGGACTTGGAGAGGCTGCAGGGCCAGAGAGTGCCACACTTAGCCAGGCGTGTGAGCACCATAGACTGCAACGTGCTCAACACCAGGATGACCAAACAGAAACAGAAGTGCTTTCCTATGGAAAACAACGAGAGAGATGTGTGAGTGTTATATGGTGGCAGAGAGGTCCTGTATACATGAAACCAACATCAGTGCGCTGCTACCAGTATATCTTTCTTTACTGTCCCTGTGACATACCGGGCTGGAAATAGTGAAACTCTGCTCCCAACAGATCACTAGGATCACTGTTGCTGTTCAGGATCTCTGCTCCCAACGGATCACTAGGATCACTGTTCAGGATCTCTGCACCCAACGGATCACTAGGATCACTGTTGCTGTTCAGGATCTCTGCTCCCAACGGATCACTAGGATCACTGTTGCTGTTCAGGATCACTGCTCCCAAACACACATCAGCCGTCCACCTCGACACCGTACCAAACAATTGAGCTATAGAAAAATATCCAATTTCATAGCTCCCTCTGCAacatttcaagctagctgtggaGTGAGCTTTCTGCACATTCTTAAAGGGCGGCTGAACTTCCTAATTTGGCATCGTTTTAGATTTGTCTCATGAAATGCTAGCGGTCGTGATTGAAGCCAAACAAAAGTTGTCTTTGGGTTGTGGTTTCACCCCACCTGAGTGACTCGCCATCTCAAGATGGTCATCTAATTCAGTTCTGTGTGTAGGCTAAAGTAGAAAAGAAGAGGCGAATAGAAACTCTTATCGACCATATGTTTTGCCAAACTGGGGGGAGCTGGCTAGCCTGTCTAACCTTAGGCTAGCCTGTCTAACCTTAGGCTAGCCTGTCTAACCTTAGGCTAGCCTGTCTAACCTTAGGCTAGCCTGTCTAACCTTAGGCTAGCATATAGTTCTCTGTCAAATCAAAAGTATGCCAAGATGGCAAGAACCAGTGTCTGGAATGTTTCATGTGATACTCGTTCTACATAACCTTGCTGCGAATGTACCTTGCAACATAGTTTAAAAGTTTCATCATGTGATGTAAATACATGTTACCGTGGAAACGATATCAACTACTGCGAGTTGAAAGCCCGCGGTCTTCAGTCAGCTCAGCGGTCCTGAGCTGAcacattgtgttttgtgacaaaactgcacattttagagtggccttttattgtcccccggcacaaggtgcacctgtggaattatgttgtttaatcagcttctttatatgccacacctgtcaggtggatggattatcttggcaaaggagaaatgctcactaaccgggatgtaaacaaatgtgtgcataaaatttgagagaaataagctttttgtgcatatggaacgtttctgggatcttttatttcagctcatgaaacatgggaccaacactttacatgttgcgttttatatttttgttcggtatagAACATCACAGGTTGTACTGTGCATGCCTGGCAGTGGGTTTATGAACTTGACGTcattagatactgtagatatcaGCATATCGCCACATCTCCCCCTGAAGCAAGACGGCTGATCCCAtaatggtctgagaccagccacccggacagctgatgaaactgtgggtttgcacaactgaagaatttctgcacaagctGTCATAAACAGTCTCAGGGAAGCGCATCTGCCTGCTTGTTGTCTTTACCAGGGTCTTAACCTGactggcgtcgtaaccgacttcataGGGCAAATCCTataccttcgatggccactggcacactggagaagtgtgctcttcatggattaatcctggtttcagctgtaccgggcagatggcagacagcgtgtttggcgttgtgtgggtgagcggtttgcaacgttgtaaacagagtgccccatggtggaggtggggttatggtatgggcagtcataagctacggacaacaaacacaattgcattttatcgatggtaatTTGAAATCAGAgttaccgtgacgagatcctgaggcccattgtcatgccattcatccgccgccatcaccatgtttcagaatgataatgtactgccccatgtcgcaagaatctgtactaaattcctggaagctgaacatttcccagttcttccatggcctgcatactcaccagacatgtcacgcattgagcatgtttgggatgctatgGATCAACTTGTGTtccaacagcatgttccagttcccgccaatatccagaaactttgcacaaccattgaagaggagtgggacaacattccacaggccacaagcaacagcctggtcaactctatgtgaaggagtgtcgcactgcatgaggcaaatagtggtcacaccagatactgactggttttctgatccaagtatctgtgaccaacagatgcatatctgtattcacagtcatgtaaattccatagattggggcctaatgaatttatttcaattgactgatttccttatttaaactgtaactcagtaaaatctcatttttacttgtttttctAGCTTGCTAGCTGCTTAATTTGCAAATCTGACTTGAAATTAGGTATAGTTAGTTACATTCGCTAATGTTAACTAGCAGGGATCTTTTGGCTTGCCAGTTGGAATTGAAAGATTATTGAAAGCAAGCTGGCTACATCCTAGCCAACCTGAAATGGCAATGAATAGGCTATAGTTAGCAAGATCTGCCCTGATAGCCAATCAAGATCCCTTGCTAACAGCTTTTTTAACTGCAAGATCaaggtagctagcttgctaatgttAGCTTTGTATTTAGCTAACTGTTAGTTACATGATAGTGTCATAGCTAGCCTGGCACATTAGTATTATCaaataatgtagctagctaactttgctTGCTAGTGTAACCAACTCACCACAAGTCACCAACAACACCAGGCAGTTTAAGGGTTGACAGCCCACAGAAGTAGTAGCTAGCATGAGATGTAACAGTTAATCCATATCCTGCCCAAGATTGTTGAACAATTTTATGGGTATTTATGGGTAGAGTATTTCACGATCAATATGTGCATTGCACATCAAGCTCCTGCCAAACATAATATGTGGCAGACCACCCATCTACACCGTATTGTCTGAAGAAGACTGTTTCTCGGTGCACGAGGAAATATGAATAATTTGACATGGCCTAGTTCCCCGGGTGGGCAGGGTTCTCTCATTTTCGACCATTCCATTGGTTCATTTCCTACGAGTCAATTGCATTTTACATGTTTAGtaaatgctcttatccagagcgacttacagtaatgAGTTCACACATTTTCAGATTTTATCcccatactggtcccccatgggaatcgaacccacaaccctggcattgcaagcaccatgctctaccaactgagctacacagcaTTGGAGAAATCTCCACCCACCAGGGGCACCGGGCCATGCAAAACAAACTTGCCCACTCTTCCACAAACAACACGGTGCCACCTGGGCAAAAGGGGGCATGAATTGATGACATGATTGGAATACAAACCCAACCTTAATTTACGCTGTGACACACTTAGGTACCAAATTCAGTTTTGGAAGAGGCTGATTTTATGACAAAAATGTCAGTTTTtacactagaataaatgtttgaTTGGCTGTTTGCAAAAggaatgttttgttttttggcGCAGTCGCTCTATAACTCTGATACATACACACCGTTTATAACAAAATGCTGTTTCATTCTTGTGCATTACACACAGGATACTCACGGATGATGGGGCTGCACTGGCCTCCTCCAGGCAGAAGGTCCTTGAGGATGTTGAGGAACATGATGAAGCTGAGAACCAGTTTAACCTTGAAGGGGATGCGCTTGCTCTCTCCCAGCGGCAGGGAGAAGCTGCCCACATCAGCCAAGATGATTAGTATACTGGGCAGGACCAGGGACAGAAACGGGTTTTCAGACCGCATTTTCAGCGACACCTGTGAAGACAGACAGATaagccggctaaggagtattggtgtctctggggggtctttggcctggtttgctaactacctcagaGTGCAGTGtttaaagtcagaaaatctgctgtctcagctactgcctgtcaccaagggagtaccccaagtctcaatcctaggccccacgctcttctcaatttgcatcaacatagctcaggcagtaggaagctctctcatccatttatatggggcggcagggtagcctagtggttagagcgttggactagcagtTGGACTAGCAGTTGGACTAGCAgttgaaaggttgcaagttcaaatcccagagctgacaaggtacaaatctgtcgttctgcccctgaacaggcagttaacccactgttcctaggccgccattgaaaataaggatttgttcttaactgacttgcctagttaaataaaggtaaaaaaataaaataaaaatatgtagATGATAGTCTTATAGTCAGCTGGTCCCTCCCAGGAGTTTGTTAAatactctacaacaaagctttcttagtgtccagcAAGCTTTCCTTGTtcatgcccctctccccacaggtgtgttTACTACCTCTGAGGGGTTGATACAAGCatttgggagtatggctagacggtacactgtctctcagcacatatcaaagctgcaggctaaagttaaatctagactttcttctatcgtaatcactcctctttcaccccagctgccaaactaaccctgattcagaggaccatgctagattacggagacataatttatagatcggtagGTAAGGGTtatctcgagtggctagatgttcttcatcagtcggccatcagatttgccatcaatgctccttataggacacatcactgcgctctatactcctctgtaaactggtcatctctgtatacccgtcgcaagacccactggttgatgcttatttataaaaccctctatctgagatatctactgcacttctcatcctccacatacaacacctgttctgccagtcacattctgttaaaggtccccgaagcacacacatccctgtgtcgctcctcttttcagttccctGCAGCTAGTGAccggaacgagctgcaacaaacactcaaactggacagttttatctcaatctcttcattcaaagactcaatcacagACACTCGTACTGACAGTTGgggctgctttgcatgatgtattgttgtctctaccttcttgcccattgtgctgttgtctgtgcccaataatgtttgtaccatgttttgtgctgctaccatgttgtgttgctaccatgatgttgtgttgtcatgtgttgctggcTTGCTATGtttttgtcttaggtctctctatatgtagtgttgtgtttatcccagcccccgtccacgcaggaggccttttgccttttggaaggccgtcattgtaaataagaatttgttctaaactgacttgcctagttaaataaagtttaaataaataaaataaaaagccagGCAGAAATCATTTGTTTTGAAAAAGTGTATTGTTTTTTGAGTGTAAATGTTTAAGCTTTGCCCATAAAAATAAGAAGGTACCTTTACAAGTCCCACATAAATAAAATACAACTGAAATCACCAGGAACACTCACTAACCCAAAGATAGTTGCGATCATCTCTGCCTCCTTTAGCATTGAGTTCCACCTCCTCGGTTAGCCAGTCCCCACGGTTTGCACTAGTTTTGCTCACATTCCCAAAGTCCAGGAACATGCCACATCCTGGAAaagcagatacagtgccttgcgaaagtattcggcccccttgaactttgcgaccttttgccacatttcaggcttcaaacataaagatataaaactatttttttgtgaagaatcaacaacaagtgggacacaatcatgaagtggaacaacatttattggatatttcaaacttttttaacaaatcaaaaactgaaaaattgggcgtgcaaaattattcagcccccttaagttaatactttgtagcgccaccttttgctgcgattacagctgtaagtcgcttggggtatgtctctatcagttttgcacatcgagagactgacattttttcccattcctccttgcaaaacagctcgagctcagtgaggttggatggagagcatttgaacagcagttttcagttctttccacagattcccgattggattcaggtctggactttgacttggccattctaacacctggatatgtttatttttgaaccattccattgtagattttgctttatgttttggatcattgtcttgttggaagacaaatctccgtcccagtctcaggtcttttgcagactccatcaggttttgttccagaatggtcctgtatttggctccatccatcttcccatcaattttaaccatcttccctgtccctgctgaagaaaagcaggcccaaaccatgatgctgccaccaccatgtttgacagtggggatggtgtgttcagctgtgttgcttttacgccaaacataacgttttgcattgttgccaaaaagttcaattttggtttcatctgaccagagcaccttcttccacatgtttggtgtgtctcccaggtggcttgtggcaaactttaaacaacactttttatggatatctttaagaaatggctttcttcttgccactcttccataaaggccagatttgtgcaatatacgactgattgttgtcctatggacagagtctcccacctcagctgtagatctctgcagttcatccagagtgatcatgggcctcttggctgcatctctgatcagtcttctccttgtatgagctgaaagtttagagggacggccaggtcttggtagatttgcagtggtctgatactccttccatttcaatattatcgcttgcacagtgctccttgggatgtttaaagcttgggaaatctttttgtatccaaatccggctttaaacttcttcacaacagtatctcggacctgcctggtgtgttccttgttcttcatgatgctctctgcgcttttaacggacctctgagactatcacagtgcaggtgcatttatacggagacttgattacacac is a window from the Oncorhynchus clarkii lewisi isolate Uvic-CL-2024 unplaced genomic scaffold, UVic_Ocla_1.0 unplaced_contig_1133_pilon_pilon, whole genome shotgun sequence genome containing:
- the LOC139396410 gene encoding 5-hydroxytryptamine receptor 3A-like; the encoded protein is MLIAKEARSPPQSPRCISIIRVPSIVYETLSVDTKNLRFESRLEVPLSWEDPDLSWDTSVYHHDVVVLPVSKIWTPELHVTNGVQTTMKHSNKDLLVHSNGTIEHMVIMNTVVGCEVNLYNYPFASDFCAIALNVWAISGCGMFLDFGNVSKTSANRGDWLTEEVELNAKGGRDDRNYLWVSLKMRSENPFLSLVLPSILIILADVGSFSLPLGESKRIPFKVKLVLSFIMFLNILKDLLPGGGQCSPIIRKHFCFCLVILVLSTLQSMVLTRLAKCGTLWPCSLSKSKDSLLKDTDNEEASEEEKNTSLQKVVKFLNKMAAQDHKNAIHHRFANKVDLICFCIYLTVLIVYAVIILYFSFGSQCEINHLEFWH